The following proteins are co-located in the Trichomycterus rosablanca isolate fTriRos1 chromosome 14, fTriRos1.hap1, whole genome shotgun sequence genome:
- the LOC134325992 gene encoding protein insensitive-like — MARTMSKSILMDYKVNQKSSSCVSDSAGPCSPSAFGDSGSQAHNTKVVIKQLSELKEILMGMKEKIENIEKRIIRVESKVLPHETEKVLPPPDNNKKMQTHETVTTLPTQVKIGPNTAITSEQYANVKWTDPKKSTKDLLLAVFGRRKLATHTYTGK; from the exons atggccAGAACAATGTCAAAGTCCATCCTAATGGATTATAAAGTAAATCAAAAG aGTTCTTCTTGTGTATCTGATTCTGCTGGCCCTTGTTCTCCTAGTGCCTTTGGTGATTCAGGATCTCAG GCACACAATACCAAAGTAGTGATAAAACAACTCTCagaattaaaagaaatactaATGGGGATGAAGGAGAAAATTGAAAATATAGAGAAAAGGATCATTAGAGTGGAAAGCAaag TACTCCCACATGAGACAGAGAAAGTGTTGCCACCgccagataataataaaaaaatgcaaacacaTGAGACTGTAACTACCTTACCCACAcag GTTAAAATTGGACCCAACACAGCAATCACTTCtgagcagtatgcaaatgtaaaATGGACAGACCCAAAGAAATCAACAAAAGATCTATTACTGGCTGTTTTTGGGAGAAGAAAGTTGGcgacacacacctacacagggAAGTGA